The following nucleotide sequence is from Synechococcus sp. CBW1004.
TGCCGCCGGGCCTGGCCTTCGTGGCGATGAGCGAGCGGGCCTGGGCCGCCTACGAGCGCTCCGACCTGCCGAAGTTCTATCTGGATCTGGGCAAGTACAGGAAATCGGCCAAGGCCGACAGCAACCCCTTCACCCCAGCGATCAATCTCTATTTCGCCCTTGAGGCGGCCCTGGAGATGATGCAGAAGGAGGGCCTGGAGGCGATCTTCGCCCGCCACGGCCGCCACCGCGCCGCCGCCCAAGCCGGCATGAAGGCCATCGGCCTGCCCCTGTATGCCGCCGAAGGCCACGGCAGCCCGGCAATCACCGCCGTGGCCCCCGAGGGCATCGACGCCGAGGCGATGCGCAAGGCCGTCAAGGAGAAGTTCGACATCCTGCTGGCCGGCGGCCAGGACCACCTCAAGGGCAAGGTGTTCCGCATCGGCCACCTGGGCTTCGTCTGCGACCGCGACGTGCTCACCGCCGTGGCCGCCATTGAGGCCACCCTGCAAGACCTCGGCCTGCATAAGGCCACCGCAGGAGCCGGCGTGGCGGCCTGCGCCGCCGCCCTGGCCCAGGGCTGAGCCCCTGCAGAAGCCACGCCGGAGCGGATCGCAAACCAGCCCATCCGCTCCGGGCCTCTGCTAACTTGAATATCTACACCTTGCGGGTGTAATTCAGTGGTAGAATGTCAGCTTCCCAAGCTGAACGTCGCCGGTTCGAGTCCGGTCACCCGCTTTTCGGTTCAGGCCTGAGATTTGTTGAGCCTACAGTGATCATCTTGCTTGGCACTGGCTGGCAGCATGTCAGGGCTTGATTACGCATGACAGTGGATGCTCCCGACTGGCGAAGCCTTCTCACAGGGTTTCTCACCGCTGGGTCGTTTCATGGCCTGATCGACCGTCCTTGATCGGTCCGAATCGCCGTAGTGAATCGACCAAATCCGACACTTGCAAAGCGGCCTAGGACGAGAGAAAACGCTCTCCGCGCACCTGCTCCACACCTCATCAACAAACCGATCGATCTCCCAGAGACCGGGAGGATCGGGCTGGCTGCAGTGGTGCAAACCCAGCTGGTCGTAGTAGGGGAGCCCACTGCCCGCATGAGGCAGAACACTGTCGAACTCCTGGAAAGTCTCATGGGTGCAGCTCAGTCCGCCATCGAGCAGCATCAGCTTGATGGTGGAACTGGCGCCGCTGCGCCGCGTCCACACCTCAAATGTGACAGGGGCGGTGCGCAACAGAATCCGGCGCACGCCAGCAGCGTTCAGATTGGCATTGAAAGCCAAGGGCACTCCCTGGGATGGGCAGTGGTTCGGGGAAAATCTGGGCCCCAGCCCTCGAGGCGGAAACCAGCCAGATCCGGCAGGGCTTGGGCTTGACAGGCCTTGATCTCCAGGGCGTAGCGGGCATGCCGCTGGATCGCATCGTCCATGAACAGCGCCGCCCGGATCGGCATCTCCGGGTTCGAGGAGAAGCCATGCATCACCAGGCCGGCGGTGATGCAGCGCAGGGCCGCCAGCTGCAGGTCAAGGGGTACCTCGCTGAGCGGATCGTCGCGCATGCCACCCTGCACCAGCTCCTCGTGGCAGCTGCCCAGCCGCTGCACCTAGGAGGGCGGTTGGCGTTCACGAAGGCTCAGGTGGGCCTTGCCTGCTGGCCGTGGCGAATGGCCACGGCCCGATACTCCGACTTGGGGGCATCGGCTCGCAAGGTCGCCAGGTCCCGGTACATGGCCGCAGCCTGCTTGCCAGAAGTGAACGAAAGGAATTCTCCTTCTACCTCGAAGCGGTACCAGTGCCGCTCGCCCCCCGGCACATGCAGAAGCGTGCCCGCTTCGATCGGCTGCTCCTGATCCCCAACGCCGAACACCACCGGCCCCTTGATGACGAAGAACGTTTCATCCCAGGGATGGCAGTGGGGTGCCGGTCCGGTGCCATTGCTGCCGCTGGTGTAGAAGGCCTCGAACGCTTGGGCCTCGTCTCCCGAAATCAGGGCCTGGATGTCAAATCCTGCAATCCGGTTCGGCGCTGGCCGTTGCGAGGGCGTAACGATGCGTGCGCAGGTCATGTTGATGAGCCCTCTGGTCCGTTAAAGCTGGTGCAGCCAGCAGCTGCCGTCAAGCGGATCGGCAGAACGACTCAGGGCAGCATCAGCGTGACAGGCCGGCCGTGACGGCGGTCCGAAGGCGCTCGCTGATTTCTAGGGTTCCCGGCGACGAGCCTGGAGCCTGGGTCAATGACCGAACTGCACGCCCGGCTCAGGGCCTTCCTGCGCCACCGGCGGATTCAGCTGAACGTGGTGGCCTCCAACCCCCGCCAGGGGGGCACGATGCTGCTGATCGCCCTGGGCTGCGCCCACTTGGCCGAAGGACACCAGGCGATCGGCCTGGTGAATGAGCCCGGCAATCTCGGGGTGCTGCCCGGCTGTCGTCACGACCAGGCGGATAATCCGCGCCGCGACGTGGATATGGAGCGGCTGTTGCTGATCACAGCCCAGCTGGCCTGGCTGCAGTGGCGCCTGCGGCAGCAGACCAACGCCGGGGGCTGTGAGGTCGGCTGGATCGAACGGCAGCGCGAACTGGCCCAGCGCCTGTGCCAGCCCAGGATCCATGACGCCGAGGGCCGCTACGACCCCGGCTTCGATACGAGGCTGCTGGCCGATGTGGAAGCTCTGCTGCAGAGCCTGGATGGAGGGGATGGCGGCCACCGGATCCCAGCCACCGAGCAACCGCCCCTGATCCTCACGGTCAAGGAGCACACCTACAACCGCAACGAGGCTGAGTTTCTGCGTCTGCTGACGCTGGTGCAGGAGAGCGGCGGCAGCCTGCTGTTCACCACAAGGCGGCCCAGCGACTGTTTCCACTCGTTTCTGCTGCGCCGCACCGTTCACTTTCTGAGCGCGGCCGGCACCATCACCAACCGGGAGATCGCCGCGGTGGTGAGGAGGCTGCTGCCCGCAGGGCCCGAGGCCGCTGATCCGGGGCCCGCGCTGGAGGATCTGGAGCGCTGGGCAACCGCCGGCTTCAGGAGCAGCGGCGACCGGATCGATCGGCAGCGCCTGCTCGCCTTTGTGGGCAAGGCGCCCGGCGACAGCATCGCTGCGGACGATCTCCAGCAGGCGGGCCAGCGGATCTGGGCGCACGGCCTGGACATCATCCAGATCAGCTACGCCAACACGGAGCGCTACCTGCGGCTTGCCCGCGAACGGCTGCCCGCTTCCACCCATCTGGTGGATTTCGACGCGCTGCTGGAGCAGCCGGATGCCACGCTCAGCGCGCTGGCGCGGACGATCCCCTGGATTCAGGCTTTTCGCAGCCGGGACTGGGATCCCGAATGCCTGAGGAACGTCGTGAACATCCCTGAAGCCTTCGTGCTGCCGGGCAGTGAGATCGAGCGCAACGTGTGGTTCAAGGACACTCTCTGCGCCACGGGCATCCGCCCCCGGACGGATCGGCAAACCGGGCTTGAGCTGCTGCAGGTCCTTGACCCTCAGGCCGCGGCCGACCTGGAGCGCGCCCATCAAGCCGTGCTGGCCCTTGGCTGAGGCCCCCGGCTTCCGGACGCTCAGCGCGGCATCAGGGTGACCGTCTGGCCGGTGCGTACCGACTCCACGATCGCCTCGGCGATGCGCAGACCCTCGATTGCCTGGCTCAGGGAAGCGGTGGCCGAGGGGATGCCCGAGCGGGCTGCGGTCACGAAATCGCGCAGTTCCTCCCGCAGGGCGCCCAGCACCCGGCCCTGCCGCTGGGGCCAGAGCAGCCCGTCGGGGCAGTGCTGCCGCTGCTCGCCCCAGATCTGCAGGGGACCATCCAGCAGGCGCAGCTGAGCGGTGCGGCGCGTTCCCACCACGGCCAGCTCGGCATCGATCGTGCCCTGCCACGTCTCCGTGATCACGTTGGCCGGGGCCTGGGCAGGCACGAACCAGCTGGTTTCCACAATCCCCACGCAGCCGCTGGCGAACTGGATCAGCGCGAAGCAGCCCTCAGGGGAAAGGTGGCTCCCGAAGCGCCGCTCCATCGCCATCACGCGGCTGGCCTGGCTGCCGCTGAACCAGAGCAGCAGGTCGATGTCGTGGATCAAGGTTTCAAACACGGTGTGGGCCCGATCGGCCACACCCTCAAACCAGGCGGCGCTGCAGTTGCGCTTCGCCCGCAGCGACACCAGCTCACCGAAGCCCCCCGTCGCCAGCTGCTCCTGCAGCAGGGCATGCTGCAGCTCGTAGCGCAGGATCAGGCCGGTCTGCAGCAGGCTGCCGGAAGCAGTCGCTGCCTGCCGCAGCTGCTCGGCCTCCTGCCAGGAGGCCGCCAGGGGTTTTTCGATGAACACCGGCCGGCCAGTGGCCACGGCCTGAAGGCCCTGGCTGCTGTGCTGTTCATCGGGGGTGACGATCACGAAGGCATCCAGATCCGGATCAGCGAGGAGCTCTTCGGCTGCGCTGTAGCGCCTGGGCACCCGATGCCGATCGGCCACTTCGCACCGCCGTTCGACGTTGGTATCGGCGATGGCCGCCAGTTGCACCTCTGGGAGAGCAGCCAACACCGCCGCGTGGAGCTGGCCGAAGCGGCCGACACCGAGCAGTCCGACCCGCAAGGGCGCAGAAGCGTCGATCACAGGAAGCCGCAGAGATCGGCAGCCATCCAGCGGCGCCATGCTCCTGGCTGATCAGCAGGGTCAGCCTGCGACGATCTCAGCTGGGGATGGCTTTCCGTCCACCGGCGGCCTGAGTGACGGGGGCGGTTGGCTGGTTGGACCATGTAAAAGCCTTCCAGGCCGGCGCATGCGAACGATGATCCTGGCTCTCCGTTGCTCAGCTCACGACAACCGGTCCCTCTTCGGCGTTGGTGGCCGGGGGGATCAGGTTCGGATGCTGGGCCACCCATGCTGCCGCCAGCCGATTCGATTCAACAGCCCCCTCCTTGGATGTGAAGACGCTGAGAGAAATCATGCGACCGCCAGATTCGCCAACATCGACAAAGCAGTAACTCACGAAGCCTGGAATGTTTTTCTGCGCAGGCAGAAATGATGCCGCGACCTCCTTGATGATCTCAGCAGCATTCTCAATCCCTTCGTACTGCCTCAGGGTTGCATACATCGTCATTCCTGCAAAACATCCTCAACTTAGCGCCCTGCCGCAAGCGCCAGGGCCCCCAGGGCCGCCTAAAAGTGTGATCAGGTCGAGCCCGCTCGGCCGGCCACGCCTCCGAGCGCTAGCATTCCCTTGATGTCGTAGGCCAGCTCCCGCAGGCCTTGGCGGATCGAGCGGTAGCCGCCGCGCCGCAGCAGGTTCATCACGATGGTGCGCAGGAAGGCGAACACCGGGGCCCCGATCCGGTTGGCGTAGCGATGGGCGTCCTCACCCAGTTGGGCGTCGCGAGCCCAGTGCCATTCGTTCTCAATGCTCCAGCGCTGCCGGATAAGGCGCAGCAAGGCTTCTGGGGTGGTGCGGATGCTGGTGAGGAATAGGTGTCGCCGCACGCTGCGCTTGCCCTTGCGGGTCTGGGTGCCTGTGATCACCTCCACGATCCAGGCACTGCCCGGCCAGTTGGCCTTGATGTGCTCCGGTGCCTCTTTGGCTTGGAGCTCCCAGGTGGTATCGCGGCCGTGCTTCTCCTCCTGATCCGTTGCCGTGAAAGGGATCTTGCGCTTTCCCTCGAACTGGCAGCCGATCTGGCGGTAGAGGGTCTTCTGGTTGGACTTGACGGTCAGGAGCACGTCGGCCCCCTGGGCGAGGCACCATCGAAAAACGACTGGGTGGTGTGGAGCGCATCCGCCTGGATCAGCACGCCATTGAGATCCAGGCTGCTGAGCAGCTCTTTCAGTGCCGCACGTTCACTGGATTCATGCGTGTCGTAGGTCTTCTGGGCGAGGGCGACGCCAAGAGCCCGGGCGTACACCGTGACCTGGGCCACAAAACGGTGGTTGCCGTCGTCCGTCTCGATGGCTGAGCCCTGTCCGCCGACAATGAAGTTGGCCGGCGGCC
It contains:
- a CDS encoding Gfo/Idh/MocA family protein is translated as MAPLDGCRSLRLPVIDASAPLRVGLLGVGRFGQLHAAVLAALPEVQLAAIADTNVERRCEVADRHRVPRRYSAAEELLADPDLDAFVIVTPDEQHSSQGLQAVATGRPVFIEKPLAASWQEAEQLRQAATASGSLLQTGLILRYELQHALLQEQLATGGFGELVSLRAKRNCSAAWFEGVADRAHTVFETLIHDIDLLLWFSGSQASRVMAMERRFGSHLSPEGCFALIQFASGCVGIVETSWFVPAQAPANVITETWQGTIDAELAVVGTRRTAQLRLLDGPLQIWGEQRQHCPDGLLWPQRQGRVLGALREELRDFVTAARSGIPSATASLSQAIEGLRIAEAIVESVRTGQTVTLMPR
- a CDS encoding cupin domain-containing protein, yielding MTCARIVTPSQRPAPNRIAGFDIQALISGDEAQAFEAFYTSGSNGTGPAPHCHPWDETFFVIKGPVVFGVGDQEQPIEAGTLLHVPGGERHWYRFEVEGEFLSFTSGKQAAAMYRDLATLRADAPKSEYRAVAIRHGQQARPT
- a CDS encoding ISAs1 family transposase; amino-acid sequence: MLLTVKSNQKTLYRQIGCQFEGKRKIPFTATDQEEKHGRDTTWELQAKEAPEHIKANWPGSAWIVEVITGTQTRKGKRSVRRHLFLTSIRTTPEALLRLIRQRWSIENEWHWARDAQLGEDAHRYANRIGAPVFAFLRTIVMNLLRRGGYRSIRQGLRELAYDIKGMLALGGVAGRAGST